One region of Miscanthus floridulus cultivar M001 chromosome 19, ASM1932011v1, whole genome shotgun sequence genomic DNA includes:
- the LOC136527389 gene encoding transmembrane 9 superfamily member 8-like isoform X1 gives MATTFPALLFLVVLACTGAASGFYLPGVVPADFRKNDLLAVKVNQLSSIRTQLPYSYYSLPFCRPDTIINSAENLGQVLRGDRIENSPYVFEMMEPKLCQIVCKIVLTEQGANDIKEKIEDEYRVNMILDNLPMVVPITMFDRDAPPFYQHGVHVGVKGLYAGSKDVMYFIHNHYSFLVKYNKEAQTDLARIVAFEVKPYSCKHKPDGDWKGNATRLKTCNPHSGRLVVNSDGPQQIEANKEIIFTYDVNFEESDIKWASRWDTYLRTTDGHWFPIVNSLTTVLFLSVMVAMIMLRTLYRDISKYNQLESQEEAQEESGWKLLHGDVFRPPVNADLLCVYVGTGVQFFGTLLVTLLTAILGLLSPSNRGGFMTAMLLLWVFMGLFAGYSTARLYKMFGGMEWKKVAIRTVLVFPGVVFLIFFALNMLLWGVKSSSAVPFTTMFALVFLWLGISMPLIFIGSYLGFKKPAIEDPVRTNKIPRPIPQQPWYMNPAVSMLIGGILPFGAVFMELFFILTIIWMHQFYYIFGFLFLVFVILIVTCAEITIVLCYFQLCSEDYQWCWRSYLTPGSSALYLFLYATLYFFTKMQITKAVSGVLYFGYMLIASYAFFVLTGTIGFYACFWFTRLIYSSVKID, from the exons ATGGCGACGACCTTCCCGGCGCTCCTCTTCCTCGTCGTCCTAGCATGCACCGGTGCCGCCAGCGGGTTCTACCTTCCCGGCGTCGTCCCCGCCGACTTCCGCAAG AACGACTTGCTCGCCGTGAAGGTGAACCAGCTGAGCTCCATCAGGACGCAGCTgccctactcctactactccctCCCCTTCTGCAGGCCGGACACCATCATCAACAGCGCCGAGAACCTCGGCCAGGTCCTCCGTGGCGACCGAATCGAGAACTCACCCTACGTG TTCGAGATGATGGAGCCTAAGCTGTGTCAGATCGTATGCAAGATTGTTCTGACCGAACAGGGAGCAAATGACATCAAGGAGAAAATCGAGGACGAGTACCGTGTAAACAT GATTCTTGATAACCTTCCTATGGTCGTCCCAATTACGATGTTTGATAGAGATGCGCCTCCATTCTATCAGCATGGTGTGCATGTGGGTGTCAAGGGCCTGTACGCTGGG AGTAAAGATGTCATGTATTTCATCCACAACCACTACTCATTTCTGGTGAAGTATAACAAGGAGGCACAAACAGATCTCGCTAGgattgtggcctttgaggttaaACCATACAG TTGTAAACATAAACCTGATGGTGATTGGAAGGGTAATGCAACTCGCCTTAAAACCTGTAATCCACACTCGGGGCGTCTAGTAGTGAACTCTGATGGGCCTCAACAAATAGAGGCAAACAAAGAGATCATTTTCACCTATGATGTTAACTTCGAG GAAAGTGATATCAAGTGGGCATCACGCTGGGACACCTACCTTCGCACAACTGATGGTCATTGGTTTCCCATTGTGAATTCTCTGACCACGGTCCTCTTCCTCTCTGTGATGGTTGCCATGATCATGCTCCGGACTCTGTACCGTGATATTTCCAAGTACAACCAGCTAGAGAGCCAGGAGGAAGCCCAAGAGGAGTCTGGGTGGAAGCTTCTCCACGGTGATGTGTTCAGGCCTCCTGTCAATGCTGACCTGCTGTGCGTGTATGTGGGTACAGGTGTACAGTTCTTTGGAACACTGCTTGTCACCTTGTTGACCGCGATCCTGGGGCTCCTATCACCTTCAAATCGTGGAGGGTTCATGACGGCCATGCTCCTGCTCTGGGTCTTCATGGGCCTGTTTGCAGGGTACTCCACTGCACGTCTTTACAAGATGTTCGGGGGGATGGAATGGAAGAAGGTTGCCATCAGGACGGTCTTGGTATTCCCTGGAGTTGTCTTTCTAATATTCTTTGCCCTGAACATGCTTCTCTGGGGCGTGAAATCATCCAGTGCTGTACCATTCACCACCATGTTCGCACTGGTTTTCCTGTGGCTCGGAATCTCTATGCCACTGATCTTCATCGGCAGCTACCTTGGGTTTAAGAAGCCTGCCATAGAGGACCCAGTGAGGACAAACAAGATACCACGCCCGATACCGCAGCAGCCATGGTATATGAACCCAGCTGTCTCGATGTTAATTGGAGGTATCCTACCCTTCGGTGCTGTGTTCATGGAGCTCTTTTTCATCCTGACAATAATCTGGATGCACCAGTTCTACTACATCTTTGGGTTCCTGTTCCTCGTCTTCGTGATCCTAATAGTGACCTGTGCTGAGATCACCATTGTGCTTTGCTATTTCCAGCTGTGTAGCGAGGACTACCAGTGGTGTTGGAGATCCTACCTGACACCCGGCTCGTCAGCTCTGTACCTCTTCCTGTATGCAACACTCTACTTCTTCACGAAGATGCAGATCACGAAGGCAGTCTCCGGTGTGCTCTACTTCGGCTATATGCTCATTGCCTCCTACGCCTTCTTTGTGCTCACCGGCACCATTGGCTTTTACGCCTGCTTCTGGTTCACTAGGCTTATATACTCTTCGGTGAAGATTGACTAG
- the LOC136527389 gene encoding transmembrane 9 superfamily member 8-like isoform X2: protein MATTFPALLFLVVLACTGAASGFYLPGVVPADFRKNDLLAVKVNQLSSIRTQLPYSYYSLPFCRPDTIINSAENLGQVLRGDRIENSPYVFEMMEPKLCQIVCKIVLTEQGANDIKEKIEDEYRVNMILDNLPMVVPITMFDRDAPPFYQHGVHVGVKGLYAGSKDVMYFIHNHYSFLVKYNKEAQTDLARIVAFEVKPYSCKHKPDGDWKGNATRLKTCNPHSGRLVVNSDGPQQIEANKEIIFTYDVNFEESDIKWASRWDTYLRTTDGHWFPIVNSLTTVLFLSVMVAMIMLRTLYRDISKYNQLESQEEAQEESGWKLLHGDVFRPPVNADLLCVYVGTGVQFFGTLLVTLLTAILGLLSPSNRGGFMTAMLLLWVFMGLFAGYSTARLYKMFGGMEWKKVAIRTVLVFPGVVFLIFFALNMLLWGVKSSSAVPFTTMFALVFLWLGISMPLIFIGSYLGFKKPAIEDPVRTNKIPRPIPQQPWYMNPAVSMLIGAV, encoded by the exons ATGGCGACGACCTTCCCGGCGCTCCTCTTCCTCGTCGTCCTAGCATGCACCGGTGCCGCCAGCGGGTTCTACCTTCCCGGCGTCGTCCCCGCCGACTTCCGCAAG AACGACTTGCTCGCCGTGAAGGTGAACCAGCTGAGCTCCATCAGGACGCAGCTgccctactcctactactccctCCCCTTCTGCAGGCCGGACACCATCATCAACAGCGCCGAGAACCTCGGCCAGGTCCTCCGTGGCGACCGAATCGAGAACTCACCCTACGTG TTCGAGATGATGGAGCCTAAGCTGTGTCAGATCGTATGCAAGATTGTTCTGACCGAACAGGGAGCAAATGACATCAAGGAGAAAATCGAGGACGAGTACCGTGTAAACAT GATTCTTGATAACCTTCCTATGGTCGTCCCAATTACGATGTTTGATAGAGATGCGCCTCCATTCTATCAGCATGGTGTGCATGTGGGTGTCAAGGGCCTGTACGCTGGG AGTAAAGATGTCATGTATTTCATCCACAACCACTACTCATTTCTGGTGAAGTATAACAAGGAGGCACAAACAGATCTCGCTAGgattgtggcctttgaggttaaACCATACAG TTGTAAACATAAACCTGATGGTGATTGGAAGGGTAATGCAACTCGCCTTAAAACCTGTAATCCACACTCGGGGCGTCTAGTAGTGAACTCTGATGGGCCTCAACAAATAGAGGCAAACAAAGAGATCATTTTCACCTATGATGTTAACTTCGAG GAAAGTGATATCAAGTGGGCATCACGCTGGGACACCTACCTTCGCACAACTGATGGTCATTGGTTTCCCATTGTGAATTCTCTGACCACGGTCCTCTTCCTCTCTGTGATGGTTGCCATGATCATGCTCCGGACTCTGTACCGTGATATTTCCAAGTACAACCAGCTAGAGAGCCAGGAGGAAGCCCAAGAGGAGTCTGGGTGGAAGCTTCTCCACGGTGATGTGTTCAGGCCTCCTGTCAATGCTGACCTGCTGTGCGTGTATGTGGGTACAGGTGTACAGTTCTTTGGAACACTGCTTGTCACCTTGTTGACCGCGATCCTGGGGCTCCTATCACCTTCAAATCGTGGAGGGTTCATGACGGCCATGCTCCTGCTCTGGGTCTTCATGGGCCTGTTTGCAGGGTACTCCACTGCACGTCTTTACAAGATGTTCGGGGGGATGGAATGGAAGAAGGTTGCCATCAGGACGGTCTTGGTATTCCCTGGAGTTGTCTTTCTAATATTCTTTGCCCTGAACATGCTTCTCTGGGGCGTGAAATCATCCAGTGCTGTACCATTCACCACCATGTTCGCACTGGTTTTCCTGTGGCTCGGAATCTCTATGCCACTGATCTTCATCGGCAGCTACCTTGGGTTTAAGAAGCCTGCCATAGAGGACCCAGTGAGGACAAACAAGATACCACGCCCGATACCGCAGCAGCCATGGTATATGAACCCAGCTGTCTCGATGTTAATTGGAG CTGTGTAG